One part of the Gossypium hirsutum isolate 1008001.06 unplaced genomic scaffold, Gossypium_hirsutum_v2.1 scaffold_812, whole genome shotgun sequence genome encodes these proteins:
- the LOC121227211 gene encoding 3-ketoacyl-CoA synthase 19 produces the protein MDLFMAISLLFLCFIFFIYKSYLQKRNQNCYLLGYECYKASDDLKLDTETCGKLILRNKNLGSDQYKFLLRTMVNAGIGEETYGPRNVIDGTEETPNLSGSLSEVDDIVFGTLDKLFDNNGVSPSEIDILVITISMITSVPSLPARVINRYKMRDDVKVFNLSGMGCSASVIAVDLVHHLFKTYMNSFAVIVSSESLIPNWYRGNERSMMLPNILFRLGGCSLLLTNKSSMKHKSLMKLKLSVRFHGAASDEAYQSCTRVEDSQGYCGFSLSKSLPQAAAKAVTMNFRVLLPKTLPLRELVRYATVSFLHSKTNNNKGKTPSLNMKSGFQHFCIHPGGRAVIDAMGRSLGLNEYDLEPTRMALHRFGNTSAAGIWYVLSYMEAKKRLKKGDRILMISLGAGFKCNNCVWEVMKDATDDVNVWKDCIGRYPVKSTANTSFLEKYSWVNELEPQPNKKIEKIKN, from the coding sequence ATGGATCTTTTCATGGCAATATCGTTATTATTTCTTTGCTTCATTTTCTTCATTTACAAGTCATATTTACAAAAGAGGAACCAAAACTGTTATCTTTTAGGGTACGAGTGTTACAAAGCTTCAGATGACCTGAAACTCGATACCGAAACTTGTGGGAAACTCATTTTGAGGAACAAAAACCTGGGTTCAGACCAATACAAGTTCTTGCTTCGGACAATGGTTAATGCTGGCATCGGTGAAGAAACTTACGGCCCAAGAAACGTCATTGATGGCACTGAAGAAACCCCGAATCTTTCTGGTTCGCTTTCGGAGGTCGACGATATCGTCTTCGGAACCCTCGATAAACTCTTTGATAACAACGGAGTTTCCCCTTCGGAAATCGATATCCTCGTGATCACTATCTCGATGATTACTTCGGTTCCGTCGTTGCCGGCTCGGGTTATTAACCGATACAAGATGAGGGATGATGTTAAAGTGTTTAATCTCTCTGGAATGGGGTGCAGTGCTAGTGTTATTGCGGTCGACCTCGTACATCATTTGTTCAAAACGTATATGAACTCATTTGCAGTGATTGTTAGCTCGGAATCTTTGATTCCGAATTGGTATCGCGGCAACGAAAGATCGATGATGCTTCCCAATATTTTGTTCAGATTGGGAGGGTGTTCGTTGTTGTTGACGAATAAAAGCTCGATGAAACATAAATCTttgatgaaattaaagctttCTGTTCGTTTCCATGGTGCAGCAAGTGACGAAGCTTATCAAAGTTGCACCAGGGTCGAAGATTCCCAAGGCTACTGCGGCTTTTCACTTTCGAAAAGCCTGCCACAAGCCGCTGCGAAAGCCGTAACGATGAATTTTCGAGTCTTACTCCCGAAGACGCTACCGTTACGCGAACTTGTTCGGTACGCGACGGTTTCGTTCTTACACTCGAAAACGAATAACAACAAGGGCAAAACTCCAAGCTTGAATATGAAATCTGGGTTTCAACATTTCTGTATTCATCCTGGTGGAAGGGCAGTGATTGATGCAATGGGACGAAGTCTAGGGCTAAACGAATACGACCTCGAACCGACTCGGATGGCACTTCATCGGTTCGGGAACACGTCCGCGGCCGGAATATGGTATGTTTTAAGTTACATGGAAGCTAAGAAGAGGCTTAAGAAAGGTGATAGGATATTGATGATCAGTCTTGGAGCAggttttaaatgtaataattGTGTATGGGAAGTCATGAAGGACGCCACGGATGACGTTAACGTGTGGAAAGATTGTATCGGTCGATATCCTGTGAAATCTACTGCCAATACGTCGTTCTTGGAGAAGTACAGTTGGGTCAATGAACTCGAACCCCAACCgaacaaaaaaatcgaaaaaatcaaaaattga